The proteins below come from a single Chitinophaga pinensis DSM 2588 genomic window:
- a CDS encoding acyltransferase family protein: MATIQPEHYRKDIDGLRALAVLSVIIFHMGYLPNGYLGVDIFFAISGYLITKIVYNEALEDRFSIISFYMRRIRRIIPLVLFTTFIALVTGMFVMLPDDLENLSQSVIATNLFANNILLLKTVGDYWDIFNDYKPLMHTWSLGVEEQFYVIYPLIFLFLTGARKKWILPLLIALTVVSLFFFLSTSNTFSRFYLIQYRFFELALGGLGAIFFRNRTIDHRYKIGFLFIILCVLLFGVYLSPVVNLLLVVVSAVGLLLPGNTNEGLTNAFLENKYMVWIGKISFSLYMWHQIVLAYSRYFVLERIDIASAVVLFLIILVLSVLSYQFIEQPFRNKAKVSSKMLLSVSAVVLLLTSVSSLFLYMRSGIIRDVPELGLYATNSEGKSNGHLHQAYNSRIYDLDKLYAGDRKIKTLVIGNSYARDWSNILLESKYGQDLDICYTYNINSCKNIKERLAKADVIFFTEIRVDTFRAMTQRYDIDTTKVWIVGNKNFGTNNGIFYRRRGDNNYCTQRVNIRQQALKINNDLKSQWGNKYIDLIGMVIDENGKVPVFTDSCMFISQDTRHLTRAGAIYFARLIDHNQSFTLLNRPSSGPTASAVY, encoded by the coding sequence ATGGCTACCATTCAACCGGAGCACTACCGGAAAGACATCGACGGACTCAGAGCGCTTGCTGTCCTCTCAGTAATTATCTTTCATATGGGATATCTACCGAACGGATATCTCGGTGTTGACATCTTCTTTGCCATCAGTGGCTACTTAATTACGAAGATCGTCTACAATGAAGCCCTTGAAGATCGTTTCTCTATTATCAGTTTTTATATGAGAAGGATCAGGCGTATTATTCCACTAGTATTGTTTACCACCTTTATCGCCCTGGTAACAGGGATGTTTGTCATGCTGCCGGATGACCTGGAAAACCTCAGTCAGTCAGTCATCGCTACCAACCTGTTTGCAAATAATATACTATTGCTGAAGACAGTCGGCGACTACTGGGATATTTTCAATGACTATAAACCTCTCATGCATACCTGGAGTCTGGGTGTGGAAGAACAGTTTTATGTGATCTATCCCCTGATATTCCTCTTTCTTACAGGTGCAAGAAAGAAATGGATACTGCCTTTGCTGATCGCATTGACAGTCGTTTCCCTGTTTTTCTTTTTATCGACTTCTAATACCTTTTCCCGGTTTTATCTGATCCAGTACCGGTTTTTCGAACTGGCACTAGGTGGTTTAGGGGCTATCTTTTTTAGGAACAGGACAATTGATCACCGCTATAAAATTGGCTTCCTCTTTATCATATTATGCGTCCTGTTGTTTGGTGTGTATCTCTCACCAGTTGTTAATCTGCTCTTAGTAGTGGTGTCAGCAGTGGGTTTACTATTACCGGGCAATACCAACGAAGGACTGACGAATGCGTTCCTGGAGAATAAATACATGGTCTGGATAGGAAAGATCAGTTTCAGCCTGTATATGTGGCATCAGATCGTATTAGCTTATAGCCGCTACTTCGTATTGGAAAGAATTGATATCGCCAGTGCGGTGGTACTCTTTCTGATCATACTGGTGTTGTCTGTTTTGTCTTATCAGTTCATAGAACAGCCATTCAGAAACAAAGCGAAGGTGAGTAGCAAAATGCTGCTGTCTGTATCTGCCGTAGTGCTGTTGTTAACTTCTGTGTCTTCGCTGTTTCTATATATGAGATCTGGTATCATCAGGGATGTACCGGAATTGGGATTGTATGCGACGAATAGTGAGGGGAAATCAAACGGACATTTACACCAGGCATACAATTCTCGGATCTATGACCTGGATAAACTATATGCAGGCGACAGAAAGATCAAAACGCTGGTGATCGGGAACAGTTATGCGCGTGATTGGTCTAATATCCTGCTGGAATCAAAATACGGACAGGATCTGGATATCTGTTACACTTACAACATCAATTCCTGTAAGAACATTAAGGAGCGGCTTGCGAAGGCTGATGTGATCTTCTTCACCGAAATAAGAGTAGATACCTTCCGCGCAATGACACAACGATATGATATTGATACGACGAAAGTATGGATCGTGGGTAATAAGAATTTCGGTACCAACAACGGGATCTTCTACAGAAGGAGGGGGGATAATAACTACTGTACACAGCGCGTGAATATCCGTCAGCAGGCGCTTAAAATAAACAATGACCTGAAGTCACAGTGGGGGAATAAATACATCGATCTGATAGGGATGGTGATTGATGAAAATGGCAAAGTGCCTGTATTTACAGATAGTTGTATGTTTATCAGTCAGGATACCCGGCACCTGACCCGTGCAGGCGCTATTTATTTCGCCCGCCTGATAGATCATAACCAGTCATTTACATTGTTGAACAGACCTTCCAGCGGACCGACCGCCAGTGCCGTCTACTGA
- a CDS encoding Lrp/AsnC family transcriptional regulator — MDKFDSKILRLLIQNARITGADIARKINLSLPAVTERLRKLGRSGIIDSYTIRVNREKLSLHLMAFINIWIDHTKNTNVKDQITAIDEVLECHHVAGDYDLLLKVLVSDTAALENLLVNKIKAIKGITRTSTTIILRSYKEEINSKAF, encoded by the coding sequence ATGGATAAGTTTGATAGTAAGATACTCCGGCTGCTGATACAAAACGCCCGCATCACCGGTGCTGATATTGCCCGGAAAATTAACCTCTCTCTTCCCGCAGTTACAGAAAGACTACGTAAGCTCGGCCGCTCCGGTATCATTGACAGTTACACCATCAGGGTGAACAGGGAAAAACTTTCGTTGCACTTAATGGCTTTTATCAATATCTGGATTGATCATACTAAAAACACCAACGTCAAAGACCAGATTACCGCAATAGACGAGGTATTGGAATGTCATCATGTAGCGGGTGACTATGACCTTCTTTTAAAGGTACTGGTAAGCGATACAGCTGCACTTGAAAACCTGCTGGTGAATAAGATAAAAGCCATCAAGGGGATTACACGTACGAGTACTACTATTATTCTCAGAAGTTATAAAGAAGAAATTAACTCCAAAGCTTTCTGA
- a CDS encoding thioredoxin family protein, translated as MTFTEYQALFDDILSKSAEEHTAPYNNHAYLEYVKLNRSRMSRWFKTGKLSSKLTELVEKITTPQQWVVITEAWCGDASHSVPFMKMMADLNPLIDLSFELRDSQPYNIEHYLTNGTRSIPKLVVRDADGKDIGTWGPRPKDCQIMYKTLLSNQASSETIKIEMQNWYNNNKGVDIQEELYEMLSMALQQQEA; from the coding sequence ATGACCTTTACGGAATACCAGGCGCTATTTGACGATATATTATCAAAGAGCGCTGAAGAACATACCGCACCATACAACAATCATGCATATCTTGAATATGTGAAGCTGAACCGTTCACGCATGAGCCGCTGGTTTAAAACAGGGAAACTGTCTTCTAAACTGACTGAACTAGTCGAAAAAATTACAACACCTCAGCAATGGGTCGTGATTACCGAAGCCTGGTGTGGTGACGCCTCACATAGTGTACCTTTCATGAAAATGATGGCGGACCTGAATCCTTTGATCGACCTGTCATTTGAATTAAGAGACAGCCAGCCATATAACATCGAGCATTACCTGACCAACGGAACCCGGTCCATCCCCAAGTTAGTGGTACGGGATGCGGATGGAAAAGACATCGGCACCTGGGGACCACGTCCCAAGGACTGTCAGATCATGTATAAAACCTTGTTGAGCAACCAGGCATCTTCTGAAACGATCAAGATCGAGATGCAAAACTGGTACAACAATAATAAAGGTGTTGACATACAGGAAGAATTGTACGAGATGTTAAGCATGGCACTGCAACAGCAGGAAGCCTAA
- a CDS encoding ABC transporter transmembrane domain-containing protein — protein MKNKKHANAPSPWQRLVRLLHHERSSINYIFIYAVLIGIIGLTLPLGTTAVYNLLSNGSMYSSTYILIAVVLIGVVIVGALLIGQLTLVEFIEQKIFAKASMEFAFRLPRIKKEELQGEHPPELVNRFFDILTIQKGLTKLLVDIVAAAVQIFFSAILLSFYHPVFMAVGLFALLAIALVILLYYKQGVQTSIEESGHKYELVAHLEDVAADLDKYRGKPEMMDKVAKTTDEITARYLMARNDHFSVLKKFFISSVALRTILMGGLLLLGSFFVVERQMTFGQFVAAEVIIVQISYAVEKLMTNLNTVFDMVTGSEKLAVVTDLELEEGK, from the coding sequence ATGAAGAATAAGAAGCATGCCAATGCTCCTTCGCCCTGGCAAAGACTGGTGCGTTTGTTACATCATGAGCGTAGTTCTATTAACTACATTTTTATTTATGCCGTACTGATTGGTATCATCGGACTGACACTGCCTTTGGGTACGACGGCAGTATATAATTTGTTGTCCAATGGATCTATGTATAGCTCAACCTACATACTGATAGCTGTAGTATTGATAGGTGTTGTGATTGTAGGCGCACTTTTAATTGGCCAGCTCACACTGGTTGAGTTTATTGAACAGAAAATATTTGCAAAAGCGTCCATGGAGTTCGCCTTCCGTTTGCCGCGTATTAAAAAAGAAGAACTCCAGGGTGAACATCCGCCGGAACTGGTGAACCGCTTTTTTGATATTCTCACCATACAGAAAGGGCTGACCAAACTGCTGGTGGACATTGTTGCCGCTGCTGTTCAGATATTTTTCAGTGCCATACTGCTTTCGTTTTATCATCCTGTATTCATGGCCGTAGGACTTTTTGCCTTACTGGCCATTGCATTAGTCATCCTGTTGTATTACAAACAAGGAGTACAAACCAGTATTGAAGAATCAGGTCATAAATACGAACTGGTGGCGCACCTGGAAGATGTAGCGGCTGACCTGGATAAATACCGTGGTAAGCCCGAAATGATGGATAAAGTAGCTAAAACCACTGACGAGATCACCGCCCGTTATCTTATGGCCCGTAATGATCATTTTAGTGTGCTGAAGAAATTCTTTATCAGTTCCGTCGCACTGCGTACTATTCTGATGGGTGGACTCCTGCTCCTGGGTTCGTTTTTCGTGGTAGAAAGACAAATGACCTTCGGACAGTTCGTAGCTGCTGAAGTGATTATTGTACAGATCAGTTATGCGGTAGAAAAACTGATGACTAACCTGAACACTGTTTTTGACATGGTTACCGGCAGCGAGAAATTGGCTGTCGTAACTGATCTGGAATTAGAGGAGGGAAAATAA
- a CDS encoding HlyD family secretion protein has protein sequence MGKLAHSSLHDKQIETLATQSQSELIKVKGSRILGRIITVCLILLIIILFLPWRQTIPGKGTVTALRPEDRPQTVQNQIGGRIERWAVREGQEVKKGDTILVISETSQSYFDPELPLRLDEQLEAKKGSEAAALQKMDATNAQIQALGSGLRYQLSAAENKVHQSENYVKIDSADLVAVQNFYETSKARLQRYESGYKNGLFSLTDIETRRLKLQEDQAKVIGQQNKLNNSKQALLNALIDLDNIKAKYQESLAKAQSDMSSALSSRASVRGEIAKLRNDISNISIRRALYIVRAPQDGFVVKTLKAGIGENIKEGESIATLQPLHPQVAAELYVNAMDVPLILDTSDVRLQFEGWPSVQFSGWPSVAVGTFAGKVWAIDRVSSNGGKYRLLIKQTAPVPENDEPWPIQLRQGSGVYGRIILRSVPLWYEIWRQLNGFPPSLEKEPSEKESGKK, from the coding sequence ATGGGGAAATTAGCACATAGCAGCTTACACGATAAGCAGATAGAAACACTGGCGACACAGTCACAGTCAGAATTGATCAAGGTAAAGGGTTCGCGTATACTGGGCAGGATCATCACCGTTTGCCTCATCCTGCTGATCATTATTTTATTCCTGCCCTGGCGGCAGACGATCCCTGGTAAAGGGACGGTAACAGCGTTAAGACCAGAAGACAGGCCACAAACAGTACAGAACCAGATTGGGGGACGTATCGAGCGTTGGGCCGTAAGAGAAGGACAGGAAGTGAAGAAAGGAGATACCATACTCGTGATATCAGAGACCAGCCAGTCCTATTTTGACCCGGAACTGCCTTTGCGACTGGATGAACAGCTGGAAGCAAAGAAGGGCAGCGAAGCAGCCGCCTTACAGAAGATGGATGCAACCAATGCACAGATACAGGCGCTGGGTAGCGGACTGCGTTATCAGTTATCGGCTGCTGAAAATAAAGTACATCAGTCCGAAAACTATGTCAAGATAGACAGCGCTGATCTCGTGGCGGTACAGAACTTTTATGAGACATCGAAAGCGCGTTTACAGCGTTATGAGTCGGGGTATAAAAACGGATTGTTCTCCCTTACGGATATAGAAACCCGTCGCCTGAAATTACAGGAAGACCAGGCTAAGGTGATCGGACAACAAAACAAGCTTAATAACTCGAAGCAGGCCTTGTTAAATGCTCTTATCGACCTGGATAATATTAAAGCCAAGTACCAGGAATCCCTGGCAAAAGCACAATCTGATATGAGTTCGGCTTTATCCAGCCGTGCGAGTGTACGCGGAGAGATCGCTAAGCTGCGGAATGATATCTCCAATATATCTATACGTCGTGCGCTATACATTGTGCGTGCCCCACAGGATGGATTTGTGGTAAAGACGCTGAAGGCTGGTATTGGTGAGAACATTAAAGAAGGGGAATCCATCGCCACACTGCAACCCCTGCATCCGCAGGTAGCAGCTGAACTATATGTAAACGCGATGGACGTACCGCTGATCCTCGATACCAGCGATGTACGACTCCAGTTTGAAGGATGGCCTTCGGTACAGTTCTCTGGCTGGCCTTCTGTAGCGGTAGGTACTTTCGCCGGTAAGGTATGGGCGATCGACCGTGTGAGCAGTAATGGCGGTAAATACCGTCTGCTGATAAAACAGACGGCGCCGGTACCGGAGAATGACGAACCATGGCCTATACAGCTCAGACAGGGCTCTGGCGTATATGGTCGTATTATTCTCCGCTCAGTACCCTTATGGTATGAGATCTGGCGACAGCTGAACGGCTTCCCGCCAAGTCTGGAGAAAGAACCTTCTGAGAAAGAGTCTGGAAAGAAATGA
- a CDS encoding TolC family protein, giving the protein MMMKLKRYLAAGLFVLLLLRGSAFAQTTPVADTGRMFSLEDLEGIVFRHHPIVKQAALLSDVARAHVLQSLGYFDPALKAALGRKLFGNTEYYNNWGGELKVPLYVAGADLKVGYDRNVGTYTAPETRTGTDGLTAIGLSIPLGQGMLIDARRSTLWQAKAMVNYAEADKVKQINGVWFDAVKDYWNWYYAYREYMLVKEGVDLAMKRFRAVSSQTLMGDKPPIDSIEAGITVQDREIQLAKSVIEVQNAMLILSNHLWNENGVPLELPLNAVPQEVDQDLHLPDRNLLDTLLGQADRQHPELVKLRAKGDQLDIERRYRQELLKPKVNISGALLSTRRDFGSHVPDYYDFNWSNYKVGVEFAFPLFLRSERGKLKEVKIKQQQLSYDLVQSGREISTTITASYNSLTAYKSQMTVQIQSINNQQLLLNGELQKFDLGESTLFLINSRESKLIDMKIKRESIISGYQKKLAELYYKAGTRQPQYL; this is encoded by the coding sequence ATGATGATGAAACTAAAACGTTATTTAGCTGCCGGCTTGTTTGTATTACTGCTGCTGCGGGGAAGCGCTTTTGCGCAGACCACGCCGGTGGCGGATACTGGCAGGATGTTTTCGCTGGAAGACCTGGAAGGAATTGTTTTCAGGCATCATCCTATCGTAAAACAGGCGGCATTATTAAGCGATGTGGCAAGGGCCCATGTACTACAGTCCCTGGGGTATTTTGACCCGGCACTGAAAGCGGCATTAGGGCGTAAATTATTTGGGAATACAGAATACTATAATAACTGGGGTGGCGAACTGAAAGTGCCGCTGTATGTGGCAGGCGCCGACCTGAAAGTTGGGTATGACCGTAACGTAGGCACCTATACCGCTCCCGAGACACGTACCGGTACGGATGGACTTACCGCAATAGGGCTGAGCATACCGCTGGGGCAGGGAATGCTGATAGATGCGCGACGCAGTACCCTCTGGCAGGCAAAAGCGATGGTTAATTACGCTGAGGCGGACAAGGTGAAGCAGATCAACGGCGTGTGGTTTGATGCCGTTAAAGACTACTGGAACTGGTATTATGCCTACAGGGAATATATGCTCGTTAAAGAAGGAGTTGATCTGGCCATGAAGCGCTTCCGCGCAGTCAGCAGTCAGACGCTCATGGGTGATAAACCTCCTATCGACTCCATCGAGGCGGGTATTACCGTTCAGGATAGGGAAATACAGCTGGCAAAAAGCGTCATAGAAGTGCAGAACGCCATGCTGATACTCTCCAACCATCTATGGAATGAAAATGGGGTTCCTTTGGAGCTACCCCTTAACGCCGTTCCGCAGGAAGTAGATCAGGACCTGCATCTGCCTGACAGGAACCTGCTGGATACTTTATTAGGCCAGGCTGACAGACAACATCCAGAACTGGTAAAACTGCGTGCGAAAGGTGATCAGCTGGATATTGAACGCCGTTACCGGCAGGAACTGCTGAAACCAAAGGTCAATATCAGCGGCGCTTTATTGTCAACGCGCAGGGATTTTGGTTCCCATGTACCGGATTACTACGATTTTAACTGGAGTAATTACAAGGTAGGCGTAGAGTTTGCGTTTCCTCTCTTTTTACGATCAGAGCGGGGTAAACTGAAGGAAGTAAAGATCAAACAGCAACAGCTAAGCTACGACCTGGTGCAATCCGGTCGGGAGATCAGTACGACCATTACCGCGTCATATAATAGTCTGACGGCATATAAATCGCAAATGACCGTACAGATCCAGAGTATCAACAACCAACAGCTACTGCTGAACGGTGAGTTGCAGAAATTCGATCTGGGGGAGAGTACGCTGTTTCTTATCAATAGCCGCGAAAGCAAGCTGATTGACATGAAAATAAAGCGGGAGAGTATTATATCCGGTTATCAGAAGAAACTGGCCGAACTGTACTATAAAGCAGGTACAAGACAGCCGCAATATTTATAA
- a CDS encoding helix-turn-helix domain-containing protein, with amino-acid sequence MGKSIPANYLNRKEEIAAQFMQILNAHIDDFMAGRVNKMYELKEIAQVMCLHPGHVSHIVKLHTGHHACYFYEHRILEEAKKLLADPSLSIKNIAHRLDYDVSNFTKFFKRFTGQTPSAYRKSLSDN; translated from the coding sequence ATGGGAAAAAGCATTCCAGCGAATTATTTAAACCGTAAAGAGGAAATAGCCGCACAGTTCATGCAGATACTGAACGCCCATATCGATGATTTTATGGCGGGAAGGGTTAATAAGATGTATGAACTGAAAGAGATCGCTCAGGTCATGTGTCTGCACCCCGGACATGTGAGTCATATTGTCAAGTTACATACGGGGCATCATGCCTGTTATTTTTATGAACACCGTATCCTGGAAGAGGCAAAAAAGCTATTGGCAGACCCTTCACTGTCCATTAAAAATATAGCGCATCGCCTGGACTACGATGTATCCAATTTTACTAAGTTCTTTAAACGATTTACCGGACAGACACCTTCCGCTTATAGAAAGTCACTTTCAGACAACTGA